The genomic DNA TCCGGAGTTCACCGGCAATCTGCTGCTCACCTTCGGGCTGCTCTCGTTCATCGTGGCCTCTCTATTCATCCTGATTCAGCACAACTACAAGCGGCTGTTTGCCTATTCGAGTATCGAACATATGGGGCTGGCGATGATCGGCTTCGGAGTCGGCGGGATGATCGGCACCTTCGGCGGCCTCTTTCACTTGCTCAATCACGCCGTGGCCAAAGCGCTGGCCTTTTTTGTCGCGGGCAATATCCATCGGCGATTCGACACTCTGGAAATCGACGGGGTGCGAGGGCTGGCGCGTGCGCAGCCGATTACCGCCGTGGCGATTCTGGTGGCCGGTTGTGCCCTGGTCGGGTTGCCGCCCTTTTCACCCTTTGCCAGTGAACTGCTGATCGTCTCGGCGGTGGCTGCGCAGGATTTTGCCTCCGATACGATGCATGTCGGACGGTTTGTGACGATGACGATCTCGGATGAGATGCGCAGCCTCGGCATCGTCGCGCTGTTTCTGTTTTTTGCCGTGGTGTTGTTCGGCGGGTTTATGTTTCGCGTCGGGGCCATGGTGTGGGGCACTCCCCCGGCCGGTATCGCTCAGGGAGAGTCGTGGACCGCCGGCCATGTGTCGCTGATGATCATGATCGTCGCGTTGTTGGGGCTTGGATTCGTTCTTCCTGATCCGATTCAGACGCTGCTGACCAGGGCCGTCAACGTGATTGTGGTGAGGTGACCGTATGATCGACGCACGTCCGGCGGTCGAGCAGATGCAAGCGGCATTTCCGCAGGCCCTGATCGAGGTGTGCGCCGTGCACGGCATCCCGATGCTCAGGCTGAAGAAGCAAGATCTGCCGACGGTCGCCCATTTTCTGCACACGAATCCGAATCTGCGAGGATCGCTGTCGCTGCTCTGGGCGGTCGATCATCGCCCTCGCGAAGCGCGCTACGAACTCTGCTATCTCTTCACGTTGGCGGAACGCAAAGACTGGCTGCTGCTCGCGGCGGATCTCCATGGCGATGAGCGTGAATTTCCATCGATCACTCCTCACCTTCATGCGGCGAAATGGTACGAGCGGGAGATCCGGGATCTGTTCGGACTGATTCCGGTCGGCCATCCCGATCTGCGTCGACTCGTTCGTCATGAACATTGGCCGAAGGGGTCCCACCCGCTGAAAAAAGATTTTCCCTGGGATCGGGTGTTAGGACGGGTGCAAGGGGAGTATGCTTTCCGGAAAATTCACGGTGAGGGGGTCTTCGAGGTTCCCGTCGGTCCCATCCATGCGGGCATCATTGAACCGGGCCATTTCCGATTTTCGGTGGCCGGCGAGCCCATCATGCAGCTCGAAGTGCGCCATTTCTGGAAACATCGCGGCGTTGAGAAATTGTTTGAGCAGCAGCGGTTGACCGAAGCGGTACCGTTGTCCGAACGAGTCTCCGGCGATACGAGCGTCGGCCATAGCCTGGCCTATTGCCAGGCCGTCGAGACCTTGCAGGGCGTGGAGGTCTCGCCCCGTGCCCGATATCTGCGCACGCTGTTTCTGGAGTTGGAGCGGTTGCACAACCACATCGGCGATGTGGGGGCCATCTGCAATGACACAGCCTATGCCCTGGCCCATGCCCACTGCGGCCGGATGAAAGAGCAGCTCATGCAGCTCAACGATCGCCTGACCGGGTCGCGGTTTCTGCGTGGCGTCAATTGCGTCGGCGGCGTGGCGCTCGATCTATCCGGCCTGCAGCTCGCGCAGGTGGAGGTGGAGCTGAATGCCCTTGAGGATGATTTTTCGGCCATTGAAAAGATTGTGTTTGCGAACGCGTCGCTCACGGAACGGCTGGAGAACACCGGCATCCTTACGGAAGGGATCGCCTGGGATCATGCGGTGATTGGTGTGGTAGGCCGGGCCTCCGGTATCGATCGAGATCTGCGTCGCGATCGGCCCTTTGCCGCGTACGACGTGCTGCAGCCGAAGGTCGCCCTCTACCGCTATGGTGATGTGCGCGCCAGGATGCGGGTGCGCCTGGATGAGATCCATGAGTCGATCCGTCTCATTCGCGAGGTCCGCCGCGGTCTCCCACTGGGCCGGCTCGTGACCCGGCCGATGCACGAAGCACAGCCGGGTGTATGGGCGCTGTCGGCGGTCGAAGGATGGCGAGGCGAGATTCTGTATGTCGTCATGGCCGGGGACGCAGGTCGGATTCACCGCTGCAAAGTGCGCGATCCGTCCTTTGTGAATTGGCCGGCAATCCAATGGGCGGCGCTCGGCAATATCGTGCCGGACTTTCCGTTGATCAATAAGAGTTTCAATTTATCTTACGCTGGGAACGATCTCTAGCAATGGTCGATTAAATTACTGACTCGCTGATTACGTTCCCGAGGGAAGAGCCATGTTTCGAATCCTCAAAAAAAGTCTTCAGACCGGTGTCGTCACGGGGCACCATCCTGCTGGAGCCGCACCTTCGGAGCCGGTCAGCCAGGACGCCATCGAAAAGGCCAAGCCGTTCCGGCGCTCGATGACGATCCGTGAAGTCGATACGGGTTCCTGTAACGCCTGCGAGATGGAAATGAATGCGCTGGCCAATCCGGTCTATGACGTGGAGCGGTTCGGGGTTCATATTGCGGCGTCCCCCCGCCATGCCGATGCCCTGGTCGTGACGGGGCCGGTGACCGTCAATATGGAGCGTGCGTTGAAAGATGTCTACAAGGCGACAGCCGATCCTAAGATCGTCATCGCGTTAGGAGACTGTGCGGTGAATTGCGGCCTGTTCAAGGGAAGTTATGCGGTGACGGGGCCGGTGGATCGGCATATCCCCGTCGATGTGCGTATCTCCGGTTGCCCCCCACGCCCGGCCGAGATCCTGGCGGTGCTGGGAGCGTTACGTAAAAATAAGGCGGATTCAGATCAGTAGCGCCCGGAGACAGTCACGCCTCTCCCGTTCATCCAACACATCTTTTCGACCTGCTCAATAGACGGTCACACGTTCGCCTACATCCCTTCTTCAGCGCCGCCCTCGCGAGTGGATGTGTTTCGACTCTTCCGTCATCTGAAGCGATCCGCCCCAATTGCGTGAACAGCTGTCCGGGAAGATCTTTTCAGGAAATCCATTTTCTTAGCCTTTTTACACCGTTTTTACTTTCTGCGCGTTACCTTGAGTATGGAGTGGAAGAGAAGAGGCGTGAAGAGATGTGGCCGGTTGGCGACCGCTTGGATAGGTGTTTCGGGCGAAGCGCGCCACACTAAGTTTTACGTCCCGGTAAGGAGCATGTACATGGACCTCATCTACCTGACGATCGCCGCGGTATTTTTTCTGTTGTCCGGCTGGCTCATCTCGGCGTTGGACCGTCTCTAACAGCCTACGGAAAAACTTTGTTGTCACACGTGAAATTCATTGCTCCGGAGAGGCAGTCTAATAGAACAGCATCACCGCAGGATGCTCAAAAAGGCTGTCCAGCAAGGCCCCAGCGAATGAAGGTCCGAGGCGTACCCTTGGGGTACGTTGAGGGTCTGAATGATGCGAGAACGAAGCTGGCGGGCTTTCTCGGAATCCTGCTCTAGGGGGGTGTGGTCATGAATGCGATGTACGCGCTCGGTGCAGTGTTGTCACTGGGGTTGTTGGCGTACCTCATGATCGCGCTGCTGAAGGCGGAGTGGTTCTGATGACTGTCAACGGGTTGGCTCAAATCGGACTCTTCTTTTTCGTCCTGGTAGCGTTGGTCAAGCCGCTGGGTTGGTACATGGCACGCGTCTATACGGGCCAAGCCTGCGGAATGGACCGGGTGATGGGACCCTTCGAACGCCTGATTTATCGTGTCTGCGGCGTGCGTGCAACCGAGGAGATGGATTGGAAGACCTATGCCGTGGCCATGTTGTTGTTCAATGTCACGGGGTTGGTCGCGCTCTATGCGTTGCAGCGACTGCAGGGATATCTGCCGCTGAACCCGGCTGGTTTCGGGGCGGTGGCTCCCGACCTCGCCTTCAACACCGCTTCGAGCTTCATCACGAATACGAACTGGCAGGCCTATGCCGGTGAGTCGACGCTCAGTTCTCTCACGCAAATGCTCGGCCTGACGGTCCAAAACTTCGTCTCTGCCGCCACGGGCATGGCCATCCTGGTCGCCCTCATTCGCGGGTTAACCGCTCAAACGGCAGCCACCATCGGCAATTTCTGGGTCGATCTGACCCGCAGCACGCTGTACATCTTACTACCGCTGTCAGCCGTTCTCGCGCTGCTTCTCGTCTCGCAAGGGACGGTCCAGACCTTCGGGTCTTCTCATCACACCACGCTTCTTCAGTCCGTGACCTATGAGAAGCCGATAGTCGATGCCGCAGGGCAGCCGGTGTTGGACGAGAAGGGCGCTGCCAGGACCGAATCAACAGCAGGGACTGAACAAACCTTGGCCGTCGGTCCGGTTGCGTCACAAGTGGCCATCAAGCACCTCGGAACAAACGGTGGCGGATTTTTTAATGCCAATGCCGCTCATCCCTATGAAAACCCGACGCCGCTGACCGATTTCATGCTGATCCTGGCTGAAACCGTGATTGCCGCTGCTCTGACCTACACGTTCGGAACAATGGTTGGCGACACCAGGCAGGGCTGGGCGATTCTCGCTGCGATGCTGAGCGTGCTGGCCCTCTTCGTTCTGGTGGCCTACTGGGCGGAGTCGGCAGGAAATCCGCGCCTGGCTATGCTGGGCGTCGAGCAGACCGCCGGGAGTGCGCAATCCGGCGGCAACATGGAAGGGAAGGAAGTTCGTTTCGGGGTCGCCCGTTCGGCGCTCTTTGCCACCGTGACGACGGCCACATCCACCGGAGCGGTGAATGCCATGCACGATTCATTCACGCCACTTGGCGGGTTGGTGCCGCTGTTCATGATGCAATTCGGCGAAGTGATTTTGGGAGGGGTCGGCTCTGGCCTCTACGGCATGCTGGTCTTCGCGATCATCGCGGTGTTCATTGCCGGCCTGATGGTAGGCCGGACCCCGGAGTATCTGGGGAAAAAGATCGAAACGTATGAAATGAAGATGGCATCCCTGCTGATCCTCATCATGCCCATCATCGTCCTCGGGTTCACGGCAGTGGCGGTCGTGACGGAGTCCGGCACGTCGTCCATTCTCAATCCCGGCGCGCATGGTTTCAGCGAAATTCTCTATGCCTATACGTCTCAGGGTAACAACAACGGCAGCGCCTTCGGGGGATTGAACGCCAATACGCCGTTCTACAACCTGACCGGTGCTCTGGCGATGCTGGTCTCCAGATTTTTGTTGGCGATCCCGACACTGGCACTCGCCGGATCGCTGGCGCGTAAAACGATCGTGCCGGCCGGCCCGGGTACGCTTCCGACTCACCGGCCGCTCTTTGTGGGATTGCTGGTCGGGGTGGTGATCATGTTCGGTGCCCTGACCTTCGTTCCGGCCCTGGCGTTGGGGCCGGTGGCGGAACATCTACTGATGGTTGCCCGTTAGCCCGAATGAGCGGAGGGAGTCACGTGACGACATCGACGAAAGCCAGACCGCTCTTCGATCCGCCGCTTGTTCGCCAGGCCATGCTGGATGCGCTGCGAAAGCTCGATCCTCGCGTTCAGGTCCGCAATCCGGTCATGTTCGTCGTCTTCGTGGGGAGCCTCTTCACGTCGCTCCTGTTCCTCCAGGCATTGTTCGGGACAGGGGAGGCGCCGACCTGGTTCATCCTCGCCATCTCGCTGTGGCTCTGGTTCACCGTGCTCTTCGCCAACTTTTCCGAAGCGATCGCCGAAGGGAGAGGCAAGGCTCAAGCCGATTCTCTCCGGAGGGCTCGGACAGAATTGACTGCCAAGCGATTTGGAAAACCGACTTCCGGAGAAGACTATCTGGCGGTGCCCGCCGCCATCGGCAAACCCGGCGAGGTCTATTGCCTCGTTCCGGCCAGTTTTCTCAAAAAAGGCGACATCGTACTGGTGGAGGCGGGCGATGACATTCCCAGCGATGGAGATGTGATCGAGGGGATTGCATCCGTCAACGAAAGTGCGATTACAGGCGAGAGCGCGCCGGTGATTCGTGAGTCCGGTGACCGGAGCGCCGTCACCGGCGGCACGCGGGTGCTGTCCGATTGGCTCGTGGTGCGGATCACCGCCAGCGCCGGTGAAACCTTCCTCGACCGAATGATCGCCATGGTTGAGGGCGCCAGGCGCCAGAAGACACCGAATGAAATCGCACTCACTATTCTGTTGTCAGCTCTCACCGTCGTCTTCTTGCTGGCGACCGTGACCGTGCTGCCGTTTTCTCTCTACTCCGCGCATGCCATGGGAGAGGGGGTGCCCATCACGGTGACGGTCCTGGTGGCCCTGCTGGTCTGCCTCATACCGACGACGATCGGCGCGCTCTTATCCGCGATCGGCATCGCGGGTATGGACCGCATGATCCAGGCGAACGTGATCGCCATGTCGGGGAAAGCCGTCGAAGCGGCCGGTGATGTGGATGTGCTGCTCCTCGACAAAACGGGGACGATTACGCTGGGGAACCGGCAAGCCACCGCATTTATTTCAGCCGAAGGAGTGCAGGAAAGATCTGTCGCCGATGCGGCCCAATTGGCATCCCTTGCGGATGAAACGCCTGAGGGCCGTAGCATCGTGATTCTGGCGAAGGAGCGCTATGGACTCAGAGGGCGCGACATCCATGCGATGGGGGCCACCTTCCTGCCGTTCACGGCGCACACGCGAATGAGCGGCGTCGACTTTGACGGTCGACAGATCAGGAAGGGTGCGGCGGAAGCCATTGAAGACTACGTGACCCAACTCGGGGGGGCGTTTCCGCCGGCCGTGCGAAATGCGGTCGAGACGATTGCCACGCAAGGTGGCACTCCTCTGGTCGTGGCCGAAGGCAAGTCGGTACTTGGGGTGATCCATTTGAAAGACGTGGTCAAGGGGGGCATCAAGGAACGGTTTGCCGAATTGCGCCGCATGGGCATCAAAACGATGATGATTACGGGCGACAACCAAAAAACGGCTGCCGCGATCGCCGCAGAGGCCGGCGTGGACGATTTTCTCGCACAGGCCACTCCCGAAGCGAAATTGAAACTCATCCGTGATCTTCAGGCAGGAGGCCGACTCGTGGCCATGACGGGCGACGGCACCAATGACGCGCCGGCGTTGGCGCAGGCGGATGTGGCCGTGGCCATGAATACCGGCACCCAGGCCGCCAAAGAAGCGGGCAATCTCGTCGATCTGGACTCCAATCCCACCAAATTGATCGAGATCGTCGAAATCGGCAAACAGCTACTCATGACGCGCGGCGCGCTCACGACCTTCAGTATCGCTAACGATATCGCGAAGTATTTTGCGATCATTCCGGCGGCGTTTGCCGGCACCTATCCGGCCCTGGGCGCGTTGAATGTCATGGGACTGGCGACGCCGGAAAGCGCCGTACTGTCGGCCGTGATTTTCAACGCCCTGGTCATCATCGCGCTGATTCCGCTCGCGCTTCGGGGAGTCAAGTTCCGGCCGATCGAAGCCTCCTTGCTGCTGCGCCGCAATGTGCTGGTGTACGGACTGGGAGGGATCGTTGCCCCGTTCATTGGAATAAAGCTGATAGACCTGGTCCTGGTCGCCCTGGGATTGGTCTGAGGAGATCACAATGGTCGTTCAACTTCGATCCGCGCTGATGATGTTTTTCATTCTGACGATCCTGACCGGCGTGGCCTATCCGCTGGCCGTGACAGCAATCGCGCAGCTGCTGTTCCCCCATCAGGCCAATGGGAGTCTGATCTCTAAAGACGGCAAGCCGATCGGTTCTACGCTGATCGGCCAACCCTTCGACGATCCCAAGTATTTCTGGGGACGCCCTTCCGCGACCGCTCCCTTCCCCTACAATGCGGCGGCCTCATCCGGTTCGAATCTGGGCCCTACCAATCCCGCGCTGATAGAGACGGTCAAAATGAGGGTGGCTGCGTTGAAAGCCGCGGATCCCGGCAATGACACACCGGTTCCGGTCGATCTCGTGACCGCCTCAGGTAGCGGTCTCGACCCACATATCAGCCCCGCTTCGGCCGAATACCAAGTACGCCGGGTTGCTCGTGCACGGGGGAGGGAGGAAGCATTCGTCCGGACGTTGGTGAGTCAGCATACCGAAGGACGTCAGCTGGGGATGCTTGGTGAACGCCGGGTCAATGTGCTGGCGTTGAACCTTGCATTGGATGCGACCGACCCTCCTCGTTGACGCTTTTACGTCTGTCTTTTAGAATTCGCTCTGCCAATCTTGTGTCATCTCGCATCCATCATCAGATTCCTTTGTCAGGAGTGCCATGGAGAACCAGCGTCCGGACCCCGATGCCTTGCTGAGGCGCGTGCAGGCTGAAGAGGCCGAACAGGTGCGCGGCAAGTTGAAGGTGTTTTTCGGCGCGACTGCAGGGGTTGGGAAGACCTATGCCATGTTGCAAGCGGCACATGAGCAGCAACGCGACGGCATCGATGTGATGATCGGGTGGGTTGAGACTCACGGCCGGGCCGAAACGGAAGCCCTGGTTCAGGGGTTGCCGGTTCTTCCATCCCGGGAAGTGGTATATGGAGGCTCCAGGCTCCGTGATTTCGATCTGGACGCAGCCCTGTCGCGCCGGCCGCAGCTTTTGCTAATGGATGAACTGGCGCATACGAATGCCCCTGGGTCCAGGCATCCCAAGCGGTGGCAGGATGTGAGGGAACTCCTGCAGGCCGGTATCCACGTCTATACTACCGTCAACGTGCAGCATATCGAAGGCCTCAATGACGCCGTGGCCCAAATTACCGGTATTCGCGTGAGCGAAACCGTGCCGGATTCCATTCTCGAACAAGCTGACGACGTCGAATTGGTGGATCTTCCCCCGGACGATCTCCTGCAACGGCTCAAGGACGGCAAGGTCTATCTGCCGGACCAGGCGCAGCATGCCATCAAACACTTCTTTCGGAAAGGCAACTTGATCGCGTTGCGTGAGATGGCTCTGCGTCGGACGGCTGAGCGAGTCGATCAACAAATGGAAGTGTATCGCCGGGACCATGCGGTCGTCGGCACCTGGCCGGCAGCGGAAACCATCCTGGTCTGCGTGAATCTAAAATCCCGCGGGCCGATGTTGGTTCGCGCGGCCAGAAAGATGGCTACGGGCCTCCATGCCAGGTGGATCGCGGTCTATGTGGAAACGTCCATACATCTGCGGTTGACTGAGCAGGAGCGGAGCCAAGGTGTCGACACCCTGCGGTTGGCCGAGCGTATGGGCGCAGAGACAGTGACGTTGACCGGGGATGACGTGAGTGCGCAGCTGTTGGCGTATGCCCGGAGCCGCAATGTCACTAAAATCATTGTCGGAAAACCATTGCGCTCGCGCTGGAAGGAATGGCTGTTCGGTTCGGTGGTGGACGACCTCGTTCGCGGGAGCGGAGATATCGATATCTACGTCATGACCGGTGAAGCGGGGACCGGTCAACCTCTCGTGACCGGATTACTTCAACGGACCAGTGAGCGCCGGAACTACGGCTACGCCTCGGCGTTGGTGATGGCCTGCACGGCGCTGAGTGGGGTGATGGCTCCATACTTCGGGCAGGCCAATCTGATTATGGTGTATCTGTTCGGGGTGGTGGTCATTGCCACCAGATGGGGACGAGGTCCTTCGGCGCTGGCGTCATTGATGAGCGTCGCGGCCTTCGATTTCTTTTTCATTCCCCCTTACTATTCATTCGCCGTTTCCGATGTGCAATATCTGCTGACATTTGCGGTCATGCTCGTGGTCGCGCTGCTGACCAGCGGGCTTGCGTCTCACAAGAGCCGGCAGGCCGAGTCGGCCTTGATTCGTGAACAACGAACTGCCGCGCTCTACGCCATGAGTAGAGAATTGATCACTCAGCGTGAAGTGAACAAGCTGGCTTCTGTCGCGTCCCGTCATATCCACGACGTGTTCCATTGCCAGGTGGCGGTGTTTCTGCCCGATCGAGACGGGCGGGTGCATCTCCATCGAGGCGATGCGCTCCACTTTGACCTCGATCCGAAAGAAGCCGGCATCTCGCAATGGGTCTTCGACCATAAAGAATCTGCTGGTCATGGCACGAATACCCTTTCCGGATCGGATTCGCTCTATCTGCCATTGTTAGGATCTCATGGGGCGGTTGGTGTCCTGGCGGTGCGATCGTCGCGACCCGCCGAATTACTGGCTCCGGAGCAGCTACATCTTCTCGAGACCTTTGCGAATCAGATGGCGTTGGCGTTGGAACGTGCGCGCCTGGCGGAAGAAACACAAGAAGCCCACGTGCAGACTGAAACGGAGCGCATGCGAAACGCTGTGCTGAGCTCAGTGTCCCATGATCTCAGGACGCCGCTTGCCACGATTGTCGGAGCGAGCAGCGCGATACTGAACACGACCCGGCCCCTGTCGATTGAGAGTCAACACGAACTGGTCCGGTCC from Nitrospira sp. ND1 includes the following:
- a CDS encoding sensor histidine kinase KdpD, whose protein sequence is MENQRPDPDALLRRVQAEEAEQVRGKLKVFFGATAGVGKTYAMLQAAHEQQRDGIDVMIGWVETHGRAETEALVQGLPVLPSREVVYGGSRLRDFDLDAALSRRPQLLLMDELAHTNAPGSRHPKRWQDVRELLQAGIHVYTTVNVQHIEGLNDAVAQITGIRVSETVPDSILEQADDVELVDLPPDDLLQRLKDGKVYLPDQAQHAIKHFFRKGNLIALREMALRRTAERVDQQMEVYRRDHAVVGTWPAAETILVCVNLKSRGPMLVRAARKMATGLHARWIAVYVETSIHLRLTEQERSQGVDTLRLAERMGAETVTLTGDDVSAQLLAYARSRNVTKIIVGKPLRSRWKEWLFGSVVDDLVRGSGDIDIYVMTGEAGTGQPLVTGLLQRTSERRNYGYASALVMACTALSGVMAPYFGQANLIMVYLFGVVVIATRWGRGPSALASLMSVAAFDFFFIPPYYSFAVSDVQYLLTFAVMLVVALLTSGLASHKSRQAESALIREQRTAALYAMSRELITQREVNKLASVASRHIHDVFHCQVAVFLPDRDGRVHLHRGDALHFDLDPKEAGISQWVFDHKESAGHGTNTLSGSDSLYLPLLGSHGAVGVLAVRSSRPAELLAPEQLHLLETFANQMALALERARLAEETQEAHVQTETERMRNAVLSSVSHDLRTPLATIVGASSAILNTTRPLSIESQHELVRSISDEAGRLDRLLKNLLDMTKLEAGAMQLRKEWHALEEVVGTALARVKSRIATHPVSTTFPDSLPLVLVDGVLIEQVLINLLENAAKYSPPASPIDVTASVKEGMIVTEVADRGPGIPRGEERRIFEKFYQLHPDREGGVGLGLTICRGIIESHGGRIWVEARSGGGSSFCFTLPTEHNQPTVEPEQNGHDRAVT
- the kdpF gene encoding K(+)-transporting ATPase subunit F — protein: MNAMYALGAVLSLGLLAYLMIALLKAEWF
- the kdpA gene encoding potassium-transporting ATPase subunit KdpA, with protein sequence MTVNGLAQIGLFFFVLVALVKPLGWYMARVYTGQACGMDRVMGPFERLIYRVCGVRATEEMDWKTYAVAMLLFNVTGLVALYALQRLQGYLPLNPAGFGAVAPDLAFNTASSFITNTNWQAYAGESTLSSLTQMLGLTVQNFVSAATGMAILVALIRGLTAQTAATIGNFWVDLTRSTLYILLPLSAVLALLLVSQGTVQTFGSSHHTTLLQSVTYEKPIVDAAGQPVLDEKGAARTESTAGTEQTLAVGPVASQVAIKHLGTNGGGFFNANAAHPYENPTPLTDFMLILAETVIAAALTYTFGTMVGDTRQGWAILAAMLSVLALFVLVAYWAESAGNPRLAMLGVEQTAGSAQSGGNMEGKEVRFGVARSALFATVTTATSTGAVNAMHDSFTPLGGLVPLFMMQFGEVILGGVGSGLYGMLVFAIIAVFIAGLMVGRTPEYLGKKIETYEMKMASLLILIMPIIVLGFTAVAVVTESGTSSILNPGAHGFSEILYAYTSQGNNNGSAFGGLNANTPFYNLTGALAMLVSRFLLAIPTLALAGSLARKTIVPAGPGTLPTHRPLFVGLLVGVVIMFGALTFVPALALGPVAEHLLMVAR
- a CDS encoding NADH-quinone oxidoreductase subunit C — encoded protein: MIDARPAVEQMQAAFPQALIEVCAVHGIPMLRLKKQDLPTVAHFLHTNPNLRGSLSLLWAVDHRPREARYELCYLFTLAERKDWLLLAADLHGDEREFPSITPHLHAAKWYEREIRDLFGLIPVGHPDLRRLVRHEHWPKGSHPLKKDFPWDRVLGRVQGEYAFRKIHGEGVFEVPVGPIHAGIIEPGHFRFSVAGEPIMQLEVRHFWKHRGVEKLFEQQRLTEAVPLSERVSGDTSVGHSLAYCQAVETLQGVEVSPRARYLRTLFLELERLHNHIGDVGAICNDTAYALAHAHCGRMKEQLMQLNDRLTGSRFLRGVNCVGGVALDLSGLQLAQVEVELNALEDDFSAIEKIVFANASLTERLENTGILTEGIAWDHAVIGVVGRASGIDRDLRRDRPFAAYDVLQPKVALYRYGDVRARMRVRLDEIHESIRLIREVRRGLPLGRLVTRPMHEAQPGVWALSAVEGWRGEILYVVMAGDAGRIHRCKVRDPSFVNWPAIQWAALGNIVPDFPLINKSFNLSYAGNDL
- the kdpB gene encoding potassium-transporting ATPase subunit KdpB, which gives rise to MSGGSHVTTSTKARPLFDPPLVRQAMLDALRKLDPRVQVRNPVMFVVFVGSLFTSLLFLQALFGTGEAPTWFILAISLWLWFTVLFANFSEAIAEGRGKAQADSLRRARTELTAKRFGKPTSGEDYLAVPAAIGKPGEVYCLVPASFLKKGDIVLVEAGDDIPSDGDVIEGIASVNESAITGESAPVIRESGDRSAVTGGTRVLSDWLVVRITASAGETFLDRMIAMVEGARRQKTPNEIALTILLSALTVVFLLATVTVLPFSLYSAHAMGEGVPITVTVLVALLVCLIPTTIGALLSAIGIAGMDRMIQANVIAMSGKAVEAAGDVDVLLLDKTGTITLGNRQATAFISAEGVQERSVADAAQLASLADETPEGRSIVILAKERYGLRGRDIHAMGATFLPFTAHTRMSGVDFDGRQIRKGAAEAIEDYVTQLGGAFPPAVRNAVETIATQGGTPLVVAEGKSVLGVIHLKDVVKGGIKERFAELRRMGIKTMMITGDNQKTAAAIAAEAGVDDFLAQATPEAKLKLIRDLQAGGRLVAMTGDGTNDAPALAQADVAVAMNTGTQAAKEAGNLVDLDSNPTKLIEIVEIGKQLLMTRGALTTFSIANDIAKYFAIIPAAFAGTYPALGALNVMGLATPESAVLSAVIFNALVIIALIPLALRGVKFRPIEASLLLRRNVLVYGLGGIVAPFIGIKLIDLVLVALGLV
- a CDS encoding NADH-quinone oxidoreductase subunit B family protein: MFRILKKSLQTGVVTGHHPAGAAPSEPVSQDAIEKAKPFRRSMTIREVDTGSCNACEMEMNALANPVYDVERFGVHIAASPRHADALVVTGPVTVNMERALKDVYKATADPKIVIALGDCAVNCGLFKGSYAVTGPVDRHIPVDVRISGCPPRPAEILAVLGALRKNKADSDQ
- the kdpC gene encoding potassium-transporting ATPase subunit KdpC → MVVQLRSALMMFFILTILTGVAYPLAVTAIAQLLFPHQANGSLISKDGKPIGSTLIGQPFDDPKYFWGRPSATAPFPYNAAASSGSNLGPTNPALIETVKMRVAALKAADPGNDTPVPVDLVTASGSGLDPHISPASAEYQVRRVARARGREEAFVRTLVSQHTEGRQLGMLGERRVNVLALNLALDATDPPR